A region of Mesorhizobium sp. AR02 DNA encodes the following proteins:
- a CDS encoding YeeE/YedE family protein, whose amino-acid sequence MTSYLVSLLGGALIGLSSAILLILNGRIAGVSGIVGRVVQGIDVWTNAAFVAGLLLGPVVYFAAFHHWPTVTVTASLPLVMLAGLLVGFGSRMGSGCTSGHGVMGLARLSPRSIAAVLTFLASGIVAVALLRGAVL is encoded by the coding sequence ATGACCTCTTATCTCGTATCCCTTCTTGGTGGAGCCCTTATCGGTCTTTCATCGGCCATCCTGCTGATCCTGAACGGCAGGATCGCCGGCGTAAGCGGGATTGTCGGCAGGGTGGTCCAGGGTATCGATGTCTGGACAAACGCTGCCTTCGTCGCCGGATTGCTGCTTGGCCCGGTGGTGTACTTCGCAGCTTTTCACCACTGGCCAACCGTGACCGTGACGGCGTCGCTGCCTTTGGTCATGCTTGCGGGATTGCTGGTCGGTTTTGGATCTCGAATGGGCTCGGGTTGCACCAGCGGTCATGGCGTGATGGGGCTGGCCCGGCTATCGCCACGTTCGATCGCCGCGGTCTTGACATTCCTTGCGAGCGGCATCGTGGCTGTCGCGCTTCTTCGCGGAGCCGTCTTGTGA
- the bigR gene encoding sulfite-sensing transcriptional repressor BigR, whose amino-acid sequence MSPAAMESRAGEVAALLKTLAHPMRLMLVCTLVEGEYSVSQLEEMLDIHQPNLSQQLTVLRDANIVETRRDGKQIFYRLTAEKAAQLVAALYTIFCSEGRP is encoded by the coding sequence ATGTCGCCCGCCGCCATGGAATCGCGCGCCGGTGAAGTGGCGGCTCTGCTGAAGACCCTGGCACATCCCATGCGGCTGATGCTCGTCTGCACCCTTGTCGAAGGGGAGTATTCGGTCAGCCAGCTGGAAGAAATGCTCGACATCCATCAACCGAACCTTTCCCAGCAACTGACGGTGTTGCGCGACGCCAACATTGTGGAAACGCGGCGGGACGGGAAACAGATATTCTACCGGCTGACCGCCGAGAAGGCCGCTCAACTGGTTGCAGCACTTTACACGATCTTCTGTTCGGAAGGCCGGCCATGA
- the blh gene encoding bifunctional sulfur transferase/dioxygenase Blh, whose product MTVIRVNDVLTVGPRPSISEVRSLAGHGFAGMINARPNGEEASQPGNAAEREVAGHAGVSYTFIPVTMPTITEADVRAFQAAMADAGGPVFAHCKTGTRALTLYVLGEALDGRMSSLDIAALGLKLGLDLSAASRWFEAHRQLRPEVKGFFDPRTGSVQYVVSDPDTRKCAIVDPVLDFDEKSGATTTRNADAMLSYVAENGLSVEWILDTHPHADHLSAAQYLKGKTGAPTAIGAPVVDVQRLWRGIYNWPELPVDGSQWDRLFSEGDTFKVGSIAARVMFSPGHTLASITYVIGNAAFVHDTIFVPDSGTARADFPGGDARILWKSIQKILELPVQTRLFTGHDYQPGGREPKWESTVGEQKRANAHLAGVDEEAFAGLRVARDRTLPMPKLILYALQVNIQAGRLPEPEANGTRYLKFPLDALQGAVW is encoded by the coding sequence ATGACTGTGATCCGTGTAAATGACGTGTTGACCGTCGGTCCCCGGCCCTCGATTTCCGAAGTCCGGTCGCTTGCCGGCCATGGGTTTGCGGGAATGATCAACGCTCGACCTAATGGGGAAGAGGCCTCCCAGCCCGGAAACGCCGCCGAGCGGGAGGTTGCCGGTCACGCCGGTGTTTCCTACACCTTCATACCCGTCACGATGCCGACCATCACCGAGGCGGACGTGCGGGCCTTCCAGGCGGCTATGGCCGATGCCGGCGGCCCGGTCTTTGCTCATTGCAAGACCGGCACGCGTGCCCTGACCCTTTATGTACTGGGCGAGGCACTCGATGGCCGTATGTCATCCCTGGATATCGCGGCTCTCGGCTTGAAACTCGGCTTGGACCTGTCGGCAGCGTCGCGATGGTTCGAAGCGCACAGGCAACTCAGACCGGAGGTGAAGGGGTTCTTCGATCCCCGGACAGGAAGCGTGCAATATGTGGTTTCGGACCCGGATACCCGAAAATGCGCCATCGTCGATCCGGTTCTTGATTTCGACGAGAAGTCCGGAGCGACCACGACGCGCAACGCCGACGCAATGCTTTCCTATGTTGCTGAGAACGGGTTGAGCGTCGAATGGATTCTCGACACCCATCCTCACGCCGACCATTTGTCGGCCGCGCAGTATCTGAAGGGGAAGACGGGCGCCCCGACCGCGATAGGAGCGCCGGTGGTCGATGTCCAGCGCCTATGGCGGGGCATCTACAACTGGCCCGAACTTCCTGTCGACGGTTCGCAGTGGGACAGGCTGTTCTCGGAGGGCGACACGTTCAAGGTCGGTTCCATAGCGGCGCGCGTGATGTTTTCGCCCGGTCACACCCTGGCGTCGATCACCTACGTGATCGGCAATGCGGCCTTTGTTCACGACACCATCTTCGTGCCTGACAGCGGCACGGCTCGTGCCGACTTTCCCGGTGGTGACGCGCGCATCCTGTGGAAATCGATCCAGAAGATCCTGGAGCTTCCGGTCCAAACCCGCCTGTTTACAGGCCATGATTACCAGCCGGGCGGACGCGAGCCGAAGTGGGAAAGCACGGTCGGCGAGCAGAAGCGCGCCAATGCACACCTGGCCGGCGTGGACGAAGAGGCCTTTGCCGGATTGCGTGTGGCGCGTGACCGAACGCTGCCGATGCCGAAACTCATCTTGTATGCCTTGCAGGTCAACATCCAGGCGGGGCGTCTGCCGGAGCCGGAAGCAAACGGTACGCGCTATCTGAAATTTCCCCTCGATGCATTGCAAGGAGCAGTGTGGTGA
- a CDS encoding helix-turn-helix transcriptional regulator — MPNRMPTSSPGTLAAFLKDRRTRLDPASFGFSGRRRTPGLRREEVAQRANISPTWYTWLEQGRGGAPSADVLNRIAKGLLLTEAEREHLFMLGLGRPPEVRYRGDEGVSPRLQRLIDTLDASPALVKTATWDVVAWNRAAEIVLTDYGTIPAGRRNVLRFMFLTPHIRAKQHDWENLARFVVGAFRADAARAGAVSEVTQLVDELCSGSAEFAKLWQENDVLAHGDGTKRLKHPELGDIELEYSSFAVDGRPDLNLTVYNPIDSKVADRIRALARRPRG; from the coding sequence ATGCCTAACAGGATGCCCACCAGTTCCCCCGGCACGCTCGCTGCCTTCCTGAAAGACCGGCGCACCCGGCTCGATCCCGCCTCGTTCGGCTTTTCCGGGCGCCGGCGCACGCCGGGACTGCGCCGCGAAGAGGTCGCCCAGCGCGCCAACATCAGCCCGACCTGGTACACCTGGCTGGAACAGGGCCGTGGCGGCGCGCCCTCGGCCGATGTGCTGAACCGCATCGCCAAGGGGCTGCTGCTGACCGAGGCCGAGCGCGAACACCTCTTCATGCTCGGGCTCGGGCGCCCGCCCGAGGTCCGCTACCGGGGCGACGAGGGCGTCAGCCCCCGGCTGCAGCGCCTCATCGACACGCTCGATGCCAGCCCCGCTCTGGTCAAGACCGCGACCTGGGACGTCGTTGCCTGGAACCGCGCCGCCGAGATCGTGCTGACCGACTATGGCACCATCCCCGCCGGCCGGCGCAACGTCCTGCGCTTCATGTTCCTCACGCCCCACATCCGCGCCAAGCAGCACGATTGGGAGAACCTCGCCCGTTTCGTCGTCGGCGCTTTCCGCGCCGATGCGGCGCGTGCCGGCGCGGTCTCCGAAGTCACCCAGCTGGTGGACGAACTGTGCAGCGGCAGCGCCGAATTCGCCAAGTTATGGCAGGAGAACGACGTGCTCGCCCATGGTGACGGCACAAAGCGCCTGAAGCACCCGGAACTGGGTGACATCGAGCTGGAATACTCGTCCTTCGCTGTCGACGGCCGGCCTGATTTGAACCTGACGGTCTACAACCCGATCGACAGCAAGGTCGCCGACCGCATCCGCGCGCTGGCCCGGCGCCCCAGGGGGTAA
- a CDS encoding SDR family oxidoreductase: MRIFLTGATGFIGSAIVPELLQAGHQVVGVTRSDAGAEALTAAGAEVHRGTLEDPESLRSGAAKADAVIHTAFDHDFSRFAENCEKDKRVIAALGAAIAGSDRPLVITSGVGMGSPGHGQPAVEDVFNASHPNPRIASELAGNALLEAGVNVSVVRLPQVHNPVKQGLISPLIEIARQKGVSAYVGEGRNRFSAGHLLDAARLYRLAVEKRQPGARYNAVGEEGVAVRAIAEALGRGLKLPVVSIAPEKAVEHFGWMGMFAPMDLPASSALTQARLGWHPTGPTLIADLDAMRY; encoded by the coding sequence ATGCGTATCTTTCTCACCGGCGCGACCGGTTTCATCGGCTCGGCCATCGTTCCCGAACTCCTCCAGGCCGGCCATCAGGTGGTCGGCGTCACCCGCTCCGACGCCGGCGCCGAGGCGCTCACCGCCGCGGGCGCCGAGGTGCATCGCGGAACCCTCGAGGATCCCGAGAGCCTGCGCAGTGGCGCGGCCAAGGCGGACGCCGTGATCCACACCGCCTTCGACCATGATTTCTCACGCTTTGCCGAGAACTGCGAAAAGGACAAGCGTGTGATCGCCGCGCTCGGCGCCGCCATTGCCGGATCCGATCGCCCGCTGGTGATCACATCAGGCGTCGGCATGGGCAGCCCCGGACATGGCCAGCCGGCGGTCGAGGACGTCTTCAACGCCAGCCATCCCAATCCGCGCATCGCCTCGGAACTCGCTGGCAATGCCTTGCTGGAGGCCGGCGTCAACGTGTCGGTGGTGCGCCTGCCGCAAGTTCACAATCCGGTCAAGCAAGGGCTGATCTCGCCGCTCATCGAGATCGCGCGCCAGAAAGGCGTCTCGGCCTATGTCGGCGAAGGCCGCAACCGCTTTTCGGCGGGGCATCTCCTGGACGCGGCGCGGCTTTACCGGCTCGCGGTGGAAAAGCGTCAACCGGGCGCGCGTTACAACGCGGTCGGCGAGGAAGGTGTCGCGGTGCGCGCCATCGCCGAGGCGCTCGGCCGGGGCCTCAAATTGCCGGTCGTTTCGATCGCGCCGGAAAAGGCGGTGGAGCATTTCGGATGGATGGGAATGTTTGCTCCCATGGATCTGCCAGCCTCCAGCGCGCTGACCCAGGCAAGGCTCGGCTGGCATCCGACCGGCCCGACGCTGATCGCCGATCTGGACGCCATGCGGTATTGA
- a CDS encoding RibD family protein, with protein MKPHIICHMLASLDGSLHPSRYTTSPDGTLAEWSGLYEQIHGDLEGDGWIVGRVTMAEMSKAGAHPPAQIGKVERPHHFAQLDAGSFAVALDASGKLHFAKPDVGGDHVVVLLGHGVSDSHLAELAADGVSYIVSETTDIGLAAVLDVLGRELGIRRLLLEGGAGINGSFFAAGLVDELSLLVAPALDARAANQGFVEFGESGLAGKMQLSLTSCETLAHGLIHLRYTVSPG; from the coding sequence ATGAAGCCGCACATCATCTGCCATATGCTCGCCTCGCTCGATGGCAGCCTGCACCCGAGCCGCTACACCACGAGCCCGGACGGGACCCTGGCCGAGTGGTCAGGCCTCTATGAACAGATCCATGGAGATCTCGAAGGCGACGGCTGGATCGTCGGTCGCGTCACCATGGCCGAGATGAGCAAGGCCGGCGCGCATCCGCCGGCGCAAATCGGCAAGGTCGAGCGGCCGCATCATTTCGCCCAACTCGATGCGGGCAGCTTTGCCGTGGCGCTCGATGCCTCTGGCAAGCTGCACTTTGCCAAGCCTGATGTCGGCGGCGATCATGTCGTGGTGCTGCTCGGACACGGCGTCTCCGACAGCCATCTGGCCGAGCTCGCCGCCGACGGCGTGTCCTATATCGTGTCGGAAACGACTGACATCGGTCTCGCCGCGGTGCTCGACGTGCTTGGACGTGAACTCGGCATTCGCCGGCTGCTGCTCGAAGGCGGCGCCGGCATCAACGGCTCCTTCTTCGCGGCAGGGCTTGTCGACGAGCTCAGCCTGCTCGTCGCGCCCGCGCTCGATGCGCGGGCGGCAAACCAGGGTTTTGTCGAGTTCGGCGAAAGCGGCCTGGCGGGCAAGATGCAGTTGTCGCTGACAAGCTGCGAAACCCTTGCACATGGGCTCATCCACTTGCGCTACACCGTCAGCCCCGGCTGA
- a CDS encoding type II toxin-antitoxin system HicB family antitoxin, with the protein MKQYIGLIHKDAGSDFGVSFPDFPGVITAGKDLDDARVMAEEALTLHIEGLVEDGEAIPEPSSLEAVMADTDNRDGVAILVAARTEARKAVRINVTLPDDVLRRIDAFAEAHGYTRSGFLAKAAEKAMELESA; encoded by the coding sequence ATGAAGCAGTATATCGGACTTATCCATAAGGATGCCGGCAGCGACTTCGGCGTGTCTTTCCCTGATTTCCCAGGCGTGATTACCGCCGGAAAGGATCTGGATGACGCCCGAGTCATGGCTGAGGAGGCGCTCACCCTTCACATCGAAGGGCTGGTCGAGGATGGCGAAGCCATTCCAGAGCCTTCCAGTCTGGAGGCTGTGATGGCAGACACCGATAATCGTGACGGTGTCGCAATCCTGGTCGCCGCCAGGACCGAGGCCAGGAAGGCGGTGCGTATCAACGTGACGTTGCCGGACGACGTTCTCCGACGGATCGATGCCTTTGCCGAAGCTCATGGCTATACGCGATCCGGGTTTCTCGCCAAGGCGGCTGAGAAAGCGATGGAACTTGAATCGGCCTGA
- a CDS encoding type II toxin-antitoxin system HicA family toxin, translating to MNSADIIRLLQADGWFEVARKGSHAQFKHRDKQGRVTVPHPKRDIPIGTLRSIEKQSGLKLR from the coding sequence ATTAATAGCGCTGACATTATCCGCCTGTTGCAAGCTGATGGTTGGTTCGAGGTTGCCCGAAAGGGCAGCCATGCACAATTCAAGCACCGCGATAAGCAAGGGCGGGTCACGGTTCCCCATCCCAAGCGCGATATCCCGATAGGCACTCTACGCAGCATCGAAAAGCAATCTGGACTGAAACTGAGGTGA
- a CDS encoding substrate-binding domain-containing protein: MNRREFLMTSVAAGAMMLAAPSAFAEDKLTILGSVPNLGFPFFVHMLNEIKAEAAAQGVNLTESDGQNSATKQTADIEAALVQKVNAIVISPLDVNALAPAIEEAVKAGVPVVTIDRRVDGVQGILAHVGADNVKGGEAEASAMVAAFPNGAKLFHLQGQPGAGPAIDRNKGVHNVLDPLKDKYQIIFEQTANFARAEALSVTEAGLAANGKPDAIICANDDMALGALEACAARNFTDVKIYGFDALPEALVAVRDGKLAGTVEQFPGQQSRTAVQIAVAYAKNKTEPKEKLVLLTPIVIGKDNLDKAERLSETK; this comes from the coding sequence ATGAACAGACGTGAATTCCTGATGACGTCCGTGGCCGCGGGCGCGATGATGCTGGCCGCGCCTTCGGCATTCGCCGAAGACAAGCTCACCATCCTTGGCTCGGTGCCCAATCTCGGCTTTCCGTTCTTCGTGCACATGCTGAACGAGATCAAGGCGGAAGCCGCCGCCCAGGGCGTCAACCTGACCGAAAGCGACGGCCAGAACTCGGCCACCAAGCAGACCGCCGACATCGAGGCGGCGCTGGTGCAGAAGGTCAACGCCATCGTGATTTCGCCGCTCGACGTCAACGCGCTGGCGCCCGCCATCGAGGAAGCGGTCAAGGCCGGCGTTCCCGTGGTGACGATCGACCGCCGGGTCGACGGTGTCCAGGGCATTCTGGCCCATGTCGGCGCCGACAATGTCAAGGGCGGCGAGGCGGAGGCCAGCGCCATGGTGGCCGCGTTCCCCAACGGCGCCAAGCTGTTCCATCTGCAGGGCCAGCCGGGTGCGGGGCCCGCGATCGACCGCAACAAGGGCGTCCACAATGTGCTCGATCCCTTGAAGGACAAGTACCAGATCATCTTCGAGCAGACCGCCAACTTCGCGCGGGCCGAAGCGCTGTCGGTGACGGAAGCGGGGCTCGCCGCCAACGGCAAGCCGGACGCCATCATCTGCGCCAATGACGACATGGCGCTCGGCGCGCTCGAAGCCTGTGCTGCGCGCAACTTCACCGACGTCAAGATCTATGGTTTCGACGCGCTGCCGGAAGCGCTGGTTGCCGTCCGCGACGGCAAGCTCGCCGGCACGGTCGAACAGTTCCCCGGCCAGCAGTCGCGCACCGCCGTGCAGATCGCGGTCGCCTACGCCAAGAACAAGACCGAGCCGAAGGAGAAACTGGTGCTGTTGACGCCGATCGTCATCGGCAAGGACAATCTCGATAAGGCGGAGAGGTTGAGCGAGACGAAGTGA
- a CDS encoding sugar ABC transporter ATP-binding protein: MDEPTSALTETEVQRLLSIMNRLRQDKVAIMFVTHRLEEASAICDRMTVLRDGRLAGHLDRDKGRPIQLPRIIEKMVGRAASELYARPAQRAVAGDVVLSVRGLRTVRDPEAPHAIVLDGVDIDLKAGEILGVAGLVGSGRTELARAIFGADRIAAGTITLDGKQIAPASPADAIALGIGLVPEDRKHQAIFAALGILPNFSVASLGRFSNGFGFMAERRERDALSGFRKMLSIRMASAEQAIEGLSGGNQQKVILARWLARDPKVLIVDEPTRGVDVGAKAEVHQILVQLAARGIAVMMISSELPEVLAVSDRIVTMRRGRITGEMPGVEANEEKLMELMALDKKPQDEGQAL, from the coding sequence ATGGACGAGCCGACTTCGGCGCTGACCGAGACCGAGGTGCAGCGGCTTTTGTCGATCATGAACCGGCTGCGCCAGGACAAGGTCGCCATCATGTTCGTCACCCACCGGCTGGAGGAGGCGTCCGCCATCTGCGACCGCATGACCGTGCTGCGCGACGGCAGGCTGGCCGGGCATCTCGACCGCGACAAGGGACGACCGATCCAATTGCCGCGGATCATCGAGAAGATGGTCGGCCGCGCGGCCTCCGAACTCTATGCGCGGCCGGCGCAGCGCGCGGTGGCCGGCGATGTCGTGCTGTCGGTGCGCGGCTTGCGCACCGTGCGCGACCCCGAGGCACCGCATGCCATCGTGCTCGACGGCGTCGACATCGACCTCAAGGCCGGCGAAATCCTCGGCGTTGCCGGCCTCGTCGGCTCGGGCCGCACGGAGCTGGCGCGCGCCATTTTCGGTGCCGACCGCATCGCGGCGGGCACCATCACACTCGACGGCAAACAGATTGCGCCGGCCTCGCCGGCCGATGCCATTGCGTTGGGCATCGGCCTTGTGCCGGAAGACCGCAAGCATCAGGCGATCTTTGCCGCGTTGGGCATCCTGCCGAATTTCTCCGTCGCTTCGCTCGGCCGCTTCAGCAACGGTTTTGGCTTCATGGCCGAGCGGCGCGAGCGCGATGCGCTGTCGGGTTTCAGAAAGATGCTGTCGATCCGCATGGCCTCGGCCGAGCAGGCGATCGAGGGCCTGTCGGGCGGCAACCAGCAGAAGGTGATCCTGGCGCGCTGGCTCGCACGCGACCCAAAGGTGCTGATCGTCGACGAGCCGACGCGCGGCGTCGATGTCGGCGCCAAGGCCGAGGTGCACCAGATCCTGGTGCAATTGGCAGCGCGCGGCATAGCGGTGATGATGATCTCGTCCGAGCTGCCCGAAGTGCTGGCGGTGTCGGACCGCATCGTCACCATGCGCCGGGGCCGCATCACTGGTGAGATGCCGGGCGTCGAGGCAAACGAGGAAAAACTGATGGAACTGATGGCGCTCGACAAGAAGCCACAGGACGAGGGGCAGGCGCTATGA
- a CDS encoding ABC transporter permease, with the protein MSVTEQSERGGINFARLLMSFGPLLFLAALVVVFTVLKPSFIDPINLFNITRQISITGLIALGMTFVILTAGIDLSVGSLLAFCGMVAAVVAKGGTANTLSLSTSGTQGYGWFAALLAAVIVGAAAGGVQGLAITRLKVPPFVVTLGGLTVFRGLTLTISNGGPISGFDASMRWFGTGLIGPVPVPAIIFAIAAILCHIVLRYTRYGRAVYAVGGNAEAARLSGLRVDRILVSVYVIVGFFAGLAAFVLSARLNSSEAVAGIGYELTVISAVVIGGTSLFGGIGSVGGTVVGAALIGVLQNGLQFNNVSSYTQSIVIGLILILAVAFDRWLKSRVRR; encoded by the coding sequence ATGAGCGTGACGGAACAGAGCGAGCGTGGCGGCATCAATTTCGCGCGGTTGTTGATGAGTTTCGGGCCGCTGCTGTTCCTGGCGGCGCTGGTCGTCGTCTTCACCGTGCTGAAGCCGAGCTTCATCGACCCGATCAATTTGTTCAACATCACGCGGCAGATCTCGATCACCGGGCTGATCGCGCTCGGCATGACCTTCGTCATCCTCACCGCCGGCATCGACCTCTCGGTCGGCTCGCTGCTCGCCTTCTGCGGCATGGTCGCGGCCGTCGTCGCCAAGGGCGGCACCGCCAACACGCTGTCGCTGTCGACGTCAGGCACACAAGGCTATGGCTGGTTCGCGGCACTGCTTGCCGCCGTCATTGTCGGCGCCGCCGCCGGCGGCGTGCAGGGGCTTGCCATCACCAGGCTGAAAGTGCCGCCCTTCGTCGTCACGCTGGGCGGCCTGACGGTGTTTCGCGGGCTGACGCTGACCATCTCCAATGGCGGCCCGATCTCGGGCTTCGATGCCTCGATGCGCTGGTTCGGCACCGGGCTGATCGGCCCGGTGCCGGTGCCGGCGATCATCTTCGCCATTGCCGCCATCCTGTGCCATATCGTGCTGCGCTACACGCGCTATGGCCGCGCCGTCTATGCCGTCGGCGGCAATGCCGAGGCGGCGCGGCTGTCCGGCCTGCGCGTCGATCGCATCCTGGTCTCGGTCTATGTCATTGTCGGCTTCTTCGCCGGGCTGGCCGCCTTCGTGCTGTCGGCCAGGCTGAACTCTTCGGAAGCGGTCGCCGGCATCGGCTACGAGCTGACGGTCATCTCCGCCGTCGTCATCGGCGGCACCTCGCTGTTCGGCGGCATCGGCTCGGTCGGCGGTACGGTGGTGGGCGCGGCGCTGATCGGCGTGCTTCAGAACGGGCTGCAGTTCAACAATGTCTCGTCCTACACGCAGAGCATTGTGATCGGGCTGATCCTGATCCTGGCGGTGGCGTTCGACAGGTGGCTGAAGTCGCGGGTGCGAAGGTGA
- a CDS encoding flagellar basal body-associated protein FliL: MKRFILAALWIMALALSAHAAGDSTTGLANTTVLIVRHGEKPDSGPGLSPAGEARAQAYVAYFQPFMLDGTPFRPDMLVASADSKNSARERLTLTPLSEALKLPIDQRFADREVQNLVAALSTESHGKSILIAWHHSQLGKLIKAFGADPQALLPNGKWPDDVFNWVVVLSFDHTGQLVRGSARVIEEKLPG, from the coding sequence ATGAAACGCTTTATTCTCGCAGCCCTGTGGATCATGGCGCTCGCTCTTTCCGCCCATGCCGCCGGCGACAGCACGACCGGACTTGCCAACACCACGGTGCTGATCGTTCGCCATGGCGAAAAGCCCGACAGTGGTCCCGGCCTGTCGCCCGCCGGCGAAGCCCGCGCGCAAGCCTATGTCGCCTATTTCCAGCCTTTCATGCTCGACGGCACGCCCTTCCGGCCCGATATGCTGGTGGCCAGTGCCGATTCCAAGAACAGCGCGCGCGAACGGCTGACGCTGACGCCGCTCAGCGAGGCTCTGAAACTGCCCATCGACCAGCGCTTCGCCGACAGGGAAGTCCAGAACCTCGTCGCCGCGCTGTCGACCGAAAGCCACGGCAAGTCGATCCTGATCGCTTGGCATCACAGCCAGCTGGGAAAGCTCATCAAGGCCTTCGGCGCCGACCCGCAGGCGCTGCTGCCGAACGGCAAATGGCCTGACGATGTCTTCAACTGGGTGGTGGTGCTGAGCTTCGACCATACCGGGCAGTTGGTGCGGGGGTCGGCGCGGGTGATTGAGGAGAAGCTGCCGGGGTGA
- a CDS encoding IS5 family transposase — protein MWTKQSRGRMAQIAKKTKRYPSDLTDEEWEQFAPLMPKPGRRGRPREVDFREVVNAVRYLVRSGCGWRMLPIHFGSWQTVYGWFRELARRFLFQTIHDVALMLDRERAGREASPTAGVIDSQSVKAPQAETRGYDAGKKIVGRKRHIAVDTDGRLLMVNLTTADISDSAGAQAILDGIRKRWPWVKHLFADGAYDRLKLMDKAAYLDFVVEIIRRSDDQKGFQILPRRWVVERTFGWMTRWRRLVRDYEQRIDVSHAMILVAMGGNLIRRNAHP, from the coding sequence ATGTGGACAAAACAGAGCCGTGGCCGGATGGCCCAGATTGCCAAGAAGACCAAGCGCTACCCGTCTGATTTGACGGACGAGGAGTGGGAGCAGTTCGCACCGCTGATGCCCAAGCCTGGGCGTCGCGGTCGTCCGCGCGAGGTTGATTTCCGGGAGGTGGTCAACGCCGTGCGCTACCTGGTCCGCTCCGGTTGCGGTTGGCGGATGCTGCCGATCCATTTCGGGTCCTGGCAAACAGTCTATGGCTGGTTCCGGGAACTGGCGCGGCGGTTTCTGTTCCAGACCATCCACGACGTGGCGCTGATGCTGGATCGCGAGCGAGCCGGGCGCGAGGCCAGTCCCACGGCTGGTGTGATCGACAGCCAGTCGGTCAAGGCTCCGCAAGCTGAAACAAGGGGTTACGACGCCGGCAAGAAGATTGTCGGCCGCAAGCGACACATCGCCGTCGATACGGATGGGCGGCTGTTGATGGTCAACCTCACCACCGCCGATATCTCCGACAGTGCCGGCGCTCAGGCGATCCTGGATGGTATCCGCAAGCGCTGGCCCTGGGTGAAGCATCTGTTCGCCGACGGCGCCTATGACCGGCTGAAGCTCATGGACAAAGCCGCCTATCTCGACTTCGTGGTCGAGATCATCCGTCGATCCGATGACCAGAAGGGCTTCCAGATACTGCCTCGCCGCTGGGTCGTCGAGCGGACCTTCGGCTGGATGACAAGATGGCGCCGCCTGGTGCGCGACTACGAGCAGCGCATCGACGTCTCTCACGCCATGATCCTTGTCGCAATGGGAGGCAATCTCATCCGCCGAAACGCTCATCCGTGA